CGGCCGAGCACCGGCTGGCGCAGGAGCTGGGCACTCGGCTGCGGCTCAAGTCCGACGGCGTGCAGATCGAGGTGGCCAGCCTGTCGGGCGGCAACCAGCAGAAGGTGGCGATTGCCAAGCTGCTGGCCACGAACCCGTCGGTGCTGCTGATGGACGAGCCCACGCGCGGCGTGGACGTGGGCGCCAAGTCGGAGATCCACCACATCCTGCGCGACCTGGCCTGCCAGGGCGTGGGCGTGGTGGTGATCTCCTCGGAGCTGCCCGAGATCATCGGGCTGTGCGACCGGGCCCTCGTGATCCGCGACGGCCGCGTCGCGGGCGAGATGCAAGGCGAAGACATGACGGAAGAGGCCCTGCTGCGGCTGGCCTCGGGACTGGAACAAGAGGAAATGGCATGAATCACCCCGCACAACTGAACGCCGGCCCCGTGGCCGGTCTGCCGCCGGCGCGCCAGGCGCAGCACGGAGGCCCCGGCAAACCGGGCGGCAACCGGCTCACCAGCATGCGCGAGATGGGCCTGCTGGCCATCATCGCGGTGCTGTGCGTGGGCATGAGCTTCGCCTCGCCCTATTTCCTCACCTGGGACAACATCCGGGCCATGCTGCTCTCGTTCTCCATCGAGGGCATCGTGGTGGTGGGCATGACGATCCTGCTGATCGTGGGCGGCATCGACCTCTCGGTGGGCTCGGTGGTGTGTTTTGCCATGGTGGTCACGGGCAAGCTGTTCCTCATGGGGCTGGACCCGTGGAGCGCCGGGCTCATCGCCATCGCGGCCAGCGCACTGATCGGGGCCATGATCGGCGGCTGCGTCACGCGCATCGGTCTCAACCACTTCATCGCCTCGCTGGCCTTCATGGTCATCGTGCGCGGCCTGAGCCTGGCGCTCACCCAGGGCACACCGCAGTCGCTGTTCTCGCTGCCGGCCTCGTTCAAGTTCATCGGCCAGGGCACGGTGTTCGGCATGCCGGCCGTGATCCTCATCTTCCTGTTCATCGTGGTGGTGAGCGACTTCGTGCTGCGCCGCGCCACCGTGATGCGCCGCGTGTTCTACACCGGCAGCAACGAGAAGGCGGCGCTGTACTCGGGCATCCGCGTGGGCCGCGTGAAGTTCTGGGTCACGGTGCTGTGCGCGGCGTCGGCCGGCCTGGCCGGCGTGATCTACACCGCGCGCTTTGGCGCGGCCACGCCCACCTTCGGCATCGGCATGGAGCTCAACGTGATCGCCGCGGCCGTGATCGGCGGCGCCAGCCTCAAAGGCGGCTCGGGCACGGTGCTGGGCGCCGTGCTGGGGCTGGCGCTGCTCTCGGTGGTGACCAGCTCGCTGATCCTGCTGGACGTATCGCCGTATTGGCAGGACGTGATCAAGGGCCTGATCCTGCT
This Hydrogenophaga taeniospiralis DNA region includes the following protein-coding sequences:
- a CDS encoding ABC transporter permease, producing the protein MNHPAQLNAGPVAGLPPARQAQHGGPGKPGGNRLTSMREMGLLAIIAVLCVGMSFASPYFLTWDNIRAMLLSFSIEGIVVVGMTILLIVGGIDLSVGSVVCFAMVVTGKLFLMGLDPWSAGLIAIAASALIGAMIGGCVTRIGLNHFIASLAFMVIVRGLSLALTQGTPQSLFSLPASFKFIGQGTVFGMPAVILIFLFIVVVSDFVLRRATVMRRVFYTGSNEKAALYSGIRVGRVKFWVTVLCAASAGLAGVIYTARFGAATPTFGIGMELNVIAAAVIGGASLKGGSGTVLGAVLGLALLSVVTSSLILLDVSPYWQDVIKGLILLAAVTIDHLMNTRKTKR